One genomic region from Anatilimnocola floriformis encodes:
- a CDS encoding S1C family serine protease codes for MTRTFLIFALLLAASAPLPLCAQQATGDWKGAAAKLQQSVVTVRIRRMEAAKPAAEEKAADELSGKEETKPAPQASVMVCTGFCVSPNKVVTATLVASDDRVRLTLAGGVQSDAKLLAVDEYSGLSLLGCEGKELTPLKLAADAPDVGEQVMTGAAWGVDRPIVSVGIVGAVERTLTGLLLPPLLQCDLRTVETSSGSPLANRAAEVLGIILAIDEPVAQRGWTYAVPASHISRLVRSVEAANGNGVVVLKRRRPVVGMVLDGNEEMVLVQRITAGGPADKAGLKVGDRIVAVNGVLIRSTYQAVLPTMYKQPGDTIRYRVERDAGEIELTITLGGGVELPQLPHNQLGQLILPRVEVGRSADGNYFAQSSRGHVRELAVPLPADKDKEPLPPTAEQKIDLLIKSLERYQAVIDHQQREIKSLREELKKK; via the coding sequence ATGACTCGCACCTTCCTCATCTTCGCTCTCTTGCTCGCCGCCAGCGCACCGCTGCCGCTGTGCGCGCAACAGGCTACCGGTGATTGGAAAGGGGCCGCCGCGAAACTGCAGCAGTCAGTGGTCACGGTTCGCATTCGCCGAATGGAAGCCGCGAAGCCAGCTGCCGAAGAAAAAGCCGCCGATGAACTAAGCGGCAAAGAAGAAACGAAGCCGGCCCCGCAAGCGTCGGTGATGGTCTGCACGGGCTTTTGCGTGTCGCCGAATAAGGTGGTCACGGCGACGCTTGTCGCCAGCGACGATCGCGTCCGTTTGACGCTCGCCGGCGGCGTGCAGAGCGATGCGAAGTTGCTCGCCGTTGATGAATACTCCGGCTTGTCGCTGCTCGGCTGCGAAGGAAAAGAGCTCACGCCGCTGAAGCTCGCCGCCGATGCTCCCGATGTCGGCGAACAAGTGATGACCGGCGCGGCTTGGGGTGTCGATCGGCCCATCGTTTCGGTCGGCATCGTGGGAGCGGTCGAACGAACATTGACTGGCCTACTATTGCCACCGCTATTGCAATGCGATCTGCGCACGGTCGAAACCTCAAGCGGTTCGCCGCTTGCCAATCGAGCCGCCGAAGTGCTTGGCATCATCCTCGCCATTGACGAACCGGTCGCACAGCGCGGTTGGACTTATGCGGTGCCAGCCAGCCACATCAGCCGCCTCGTTCGCAGCGTGGAAGCTGCCAACGGCAACGGCGTGGTGGTGCTCAAGCGTCGTCGGCCGGTGGTCGGCATGGTGCTCGACGGCAACGAAGAAATGGTGCTCGTGCAACGGATCACGGCGGGCGGGCCAGCCGATAAAGCGGGCCTGAAAGTGGGCGATCGCATCGTCGCCGTCAACGGCGTGCTGATTCGTTCAACCTATCAAGCCGTGCTACCGACCATGTACAAACAGCCGGGCGATACGATTCGCTATCGCGTCGAACGGGATGCAGGCGAGATCGAACTGACGATCACGCTCGGCGGCGGCGTCGAACTGCCGCAGCTACCGCACAACCAGCTCGGCCAGTTGATCCTGCCGCGCGTGGAAGTAGGTCGCAGTGCCGATGGCAACTACTTTGCCCAGTCGAGTCGCGGCCATGTTCGCGAACTCGCGGTGCCGCTCCCAGCCGACAAAGACAAAGAGCCGTTGCCGCCAACTGCCGAACAAAAGATCGATCTACTGATCAAATCGCTCGAGCGCTACCAGGCCGTGATCGATCACCAACAGCGAGAAATCAAATCGCTGCGGGAAGAGCTGAAGAAGAAGTAG